One Chroicocephalus ridibundus chromosome 10, bChrRid1.1, whole genome shotgun sequence DNA window includes the following coding sequences:
- the CCDC174 gene encoding coiled-coil domain-containing protein 174: MDRRKKPLDVAASSLVDLKAELFRKQEEFKKEKLLKDAGIFAKPKTSNKKPSIWNKQNTGVANRAEKDVEQKAEEEHILDKSRKKLEEKAKLYEKMTKGDFPDEETEDLYLVDFTQKIIDKQHEVQELCRSEAARKTSEKDTDDEETQPEMEIPPPEDPDEEWVDYVDFLGRSRRCMKKDLPSLLKMDQELQGKRQGPDGNTLLSEDMRKELQRQQWEKEEEEALRKPMGPIHYEDIRENEARQLGVGYFAFSRDQELRNKQRATLDMLREQTLDQRTKREQLKEKRKAALDARLSKLRARKIKKLREAGLEEEAEKLENGELKGVTEEPEAPRVPAASRKVEVVIQERRDTKPGVPYVREWDKGKELMFGQWSKKQEELRDERDPEFAPPSDYFMGQKKDDNYRRQNLNSPETSSEKLETETAQKQQTPSAQANSSSSEGVPPSGQAFNSNVQDESVSTKARGSDTQDVPSSAEDDSSDDEDMLPSAQAYGYGAQVVPPSMHAYGYGAQDVLSSMPPYGYNTHDMPFPMQAYGYGAQGMLPPMHAYGYSTHDMSFPMQAYGYGSQDGPPGEVHACGCSAQDGPPGVVQACGCSAQDGPPGVVQACGCSAQDGPPGVVQACGCSTQDGPPGVVQACGCSTQDGPPGVQEVCSCSAQDVASSAQTNSSDAENQEPLYQSLDDMLSYYRQVT, translated from the exons ATGGACCGGAGGAAGAAGCCGCTGGACGTGGCTGCCTCCTCG TTGGTAGATCTCAAAGCAGAACTCTTCCGAAAGCAAGAAGaattcaagaaagaaaagctattaaaagatGCTGGCATCTTTGCAAAGCCCAAAACTTCTAATAAg AAACCAAGCATCTGgaacaaacaaaacacaggagtTGCAAATCGAGCTGAGAAAGATGTTGAGCAGAAGGCGGAAGAGGAGCACATATTAGATAAATCAAG gaagaaactagaagagaaagcaaaactgtatGAGAAAATGACAAAAGGCGACTTTCCAG ATGAAGAAACTGAGGATTTGTACCTAGTGGATTTCACTCAGAAGATCATAGACAAACAGCACGAAGTACAGGAACTGTGTCGGAGTGAAGCTGCtagaaagacttcagaaaaagacACAGATGATGAGGAAACTCAACCTGAAATGGAAATACCACCACCCGAGGACCCAGATGAAGAATG GGTTGATTATGTTGATTTCTTGGGCCGATCTAGACGCTGTATGAAGAAGGATTTGCCAAGTCTACTTAAAATGGATCAGGAACTTCAAGGGAAAAG acaagGCCCTGATGGGAATACCCTGTTATCTGAAGACATGAGAAAAGAACTTCAGAGGCAGcagtgggaaaaagaagaagaagaagcccTCAGAAAACCCATGGGACCCATACATTATGAGGACATTCGAGAAAATG aggcCAGGCAGCTTGGTGTTGGTTACTTTGCCTTTTCTCGTGACCAAGAACTTAGAAATAAACAACGGGCAACATTGGATATGCTAAGAGAACAG ACACTTGATCAGAGAACTAAACGcgaacagttaaaagaaaaaaggaaggcagCTCTAGATGCAAGACTGTCTAAACTTCGAGCGCGGAAGATTAAGAAGTTAAGGGAAGCTGGAttagaggaagaggcagaaaaattGGAGAATGGAG AATTGAAAGGTGTTACTGAAGAACCAGAAGCTCCAAGAGTTCCCGCAGCAAGTAGAAAGGTAGAGGTTGTCATCCAGGAGAGAAGAGATACAAAGCCCGGTGTGCCTTATGTCCGAGAGTGGGACAAAGGCAAAG AATTGATGTTTGGGCAATGGtcaaagaaacaggaagaacTCAGAGATGAGCGAGATCCAGAATTTGCACCACCTTCTGATTACTTTATGGGACAAAAGAAAGATGATAATTACAGAAGGCAGAATTTGAACAGCCCTGAAACATCCTCTGAAAAACTGGAAACAGAGACAGCACAAAAGCAACAGACGCCATCAGCACaggccaacagcagcagcagtgaaggTGTGCCACCATCAGGGCAGGCTTTCAACAGCAATGTTCAAGATGAGTCAGTGTCAACAAAAGCCCGTGGCAGTGACACTCAAGATGTGCCATCATCAGCAGAGGATGACAGCAGCGACGATGAGGATATGCTGCCATCGGCACAGGCTTATGGCTATGGTGCTCAAGTTGTGCCGCCGTCAATGCATGCTTACGGCTATGGCGCTCAAGATGTGCTGTCATCAATGCCGCCTTACGGCTATAACACTCATGATATGCCATTTCCCATGCAGGCTTATGGCTACGGCGCTCAAGGCATGCTGCCACCAATGCATGCTTATGGCTACAGCACTCATGATATGTCATTTCCAATGCAGGCTTACGGCTATGGCTCCCAAGATGGGCCACCGGGAGAGGTGCACGCCTGTGGCTGCAGTGCCCAAGATGGGCCACCGGGAGTGGTGCAGGCCTGTGGCTGCAGCGCCCAAGATGGGCCACCGGGAGTGGTGCAGGCCTGTGGCTGCAGCGCCCAAGATGGGCCACCGGGAGTGGTGCAGGCCTGTGGCTGCAGCACCCAAGATGGGCCACCGGGAGTGGTGCAGGCCTGTGGCTGCAGCACCCAAGATGGGCCACCGGGAGTGCAGGAGGTCTGTAGCTGCAGCGCCCAAGATGTGGCATCTTCAGCACAGACCAACAGCAGTGATGCTGAAAATCAGGAACCGCTTTACCAAAGTTTAGATGATATGCTGTCTTATTACAGACAAGTGACTTGA